A region of Lycium barbarum isolate Lr01 chromosome 3, ASM1917538v2, whole genome shotgun sequence DNA encodes the following proteins:
- the LOC132631828 gene encoding uncharacterized protein LOC132631828 — protein MIELVRACESLRRKISRSTEDSIRRKSIYLSLMALGPQFKIWFIMLSIVVFHTLKMQERNYKNEMLGRSRGGFVFQKYNHFPEGLLIVVLQAYVIQVTGCCVDWNANSSGDDLLFSLIASPLQDAIIRETDTG, from the exons ATGATAGAGTTGGTCCGCGCTTGTGAATCACTCCG CAGGAAAATTTCTAGGAGCACTGAGGACTCTATCAGAAGAAAGTCAATTTATCTTAGCTTGATGGCTCTGGGGCCACAATTCAAGATTTGGTTCATCATGCTGTCTATTGTTGTCTTCCACACGCTAAAGATGCAAG AAAGGAATTACAAAAATGAGATGCTGGGAAGGAGCAGAGGAGGATTCGTATTCCAAAAATATAACCATTTTCCGGAGGGATTGCTAATCGTTGTATTGCAG GCATATGTAATACAGGTAACAGGATGCTGTGTTGATTGGAATGCTAACAGTTCCGGAGACGATTTACTATTCAGCTTAATTGCGTCTCCCCTACAAGATGCCATTATCAGAGAAACGGACACTGGTTGA